The following are encoded together in the Micromonospora lupini genome:
- a CDS encoding molybdopterin molybdotransferase MoeA has product MSTETAPTADRVAAPPPAGWEEARSRVYAVGLAAALPAVARPLVDTDGLTLAEPLTTRTDLPAFPTSSVDGWAVRGTGPWRVVGRVLAGNTPAPLAEDGTTVEIATGAMVPEGATAVLRIEESTVTGGLVSGTPRPTPEWRQPGEEAYADEELLPVGTPIDPAVIGLAASCGHDTLRVRRAPRAALLVFGDELLTAGPPGAGRVRDALGPAVPAWLRRYGCHVRPSDVVGPVADTLPAHVAAVRAALTNADLVCTTGGTMHGPVDHLHPTLEALGADYVVNTVAVRPGFPMLLARLADHDGRVRFVAGLPGNPQSAIVALVSLVAPLLAGLQGRSMPVLPQATLAEAVPGRGDHTHLALVRLDRAAGTAYPVRHVGSAMLRGLAGADGFAVIRPGTNGGPGDRVPIVPLPLLSGERAS; this is encoded by the coding sequence GTGAGCACGGAAACCGCACCGACCGCGGACCGGGTCGCCGCGCCCCCGCCGGCAGGGTGGGAGGAGGCGCGGTCCCGGGTGTACGCGGTGGGTCTGGCCGCCGCGCTGCCTGCCGTCGCGCGGCCGCTTGTCGACACCGACGGGCTGACCCTGGCCGAGCCGCTGACCACCCGCACCGACCTGCCCGCGTTCCCCACCTCCAGCGTGGACGGCTGGGCGGTCCGCGGCACCGGGCCGTGGCGCGTCGTCGGGCGGGTGTTGGCCGGCAACACCCCGGCGCCACTCGCCGAGGACGGCACGACAGTCGAGATCGCGACCGGCGCGATGGTGCCCGAGGGCGCCACCGCTGTGCTGCGCATCGAGGAGTCCACAGTCACGGGCGGCCTGGTCAGCGGCACGCCCCGGCCGACGCCTGAGTGGCGGCAGCCGGGCGAGGAGGCGTACGCCGATGAGGAACTTCTGCCTGTCGGCACGCCGATCGACCCGGCGGTGATCGGCCTGGCCGCCTCCTGCGGGCACGACACGCTGCGGGTCCGGCGGGCGCCGCGCGCCGCGTTGCTGGTGTTCGGTGACGAGTTGCTCACGGCCGGTCCGCCCGGGGCGGGCCGCGTGCGCGACGCGCTGGGCCCGGCTGTGCCCGCGTGGCTGCGCCGGTACGGCTGCCACGTCCGCCCGTCGGACGTGGTGGGCCCGGTGGCCGACACGCTGCCCGCACACGTGGCGGCGGTGCGCGCGGCGCTCACCAACGCCGACCTGGTCTGCACCACCGGCGGCACGATGCACGGCCCGGTCGACCACCTGCACCCGACCCTGGAGGCGTTGGGCGCGGACTACGTGGTCAACACGGTGGCGGTCCGCCCGGGCTTCCCGATGTTGCTCGCCCGGCTGGCCGATCACGACGGCCGGGTCCGGTTCGTCGCCGGCCTGCCGGGCAACCCGCAGTCCGCCATCGTCGCGCTGGTGTCACTTGTCGCGCCGCTGCTCGCCGGGCTCCAGGGTCGCTCGATGCCGGTGTTGCCCCAGGCCACGCTTGCCGAGGCGGTGCCGGGGCGCGGCGACCACACCCATCTGGCGTTGGTCCGACTGGACCGTGCCGCCGGCACGGCGTACCCGGTGCGGCACGTGGGTTCGGCGATGCTGCGTGGTCTCGCGGGCGCCGACGGGTTCGCCGTCATCCGACCGGGCACCAACGGAGGCCCGGGCGACCGGGTGCCGATCGTCCCGTTGCCGCTGCTGTCCGGGGAGCGGGCGTCGTGA
- a CDS encoding MogA/MoaB family molybdenum cofactor biosynthesis protein, whose amino-acid sequence MIRARVIVASNRAAAGVYADTSGPLLVAGLRELGCQVDEPVVVPDGEPVGVALRDALGDGVDVVLTSGGTGVTPSDRTPDVTRALLDYEIPGIAEAIRSHSRERVPTSVLSRGLAGVAGRMLVVNLPGSTGGARDGLAVLGPILGHAVDQLRGGDH is encoded by the coding sequence GTGATCCGGGCCCGGGTGATCGTCGCGTCCAACCGGGCTGCGGCCGGCGTCTACGCCGACACCAGCGGCCCGCTGCTCGTCGCCGGTCTGCGCGAGTTGGGCTGTCAGGTCGACGAGCCGGTGGTGGTGCCCGACGGCGAGCCCGTCGGCGTCGCCCTGCGGGACGCCCTCGGCGACGGCGTCGACGTGGTGCTGACCAGCGGCGGCACCGGGGTCACCCCGTCCGACCGGACGCCCGACGTGACCCGGGCTCTGTTGGACTACGAGATCCCCGGCATCGCCGAGGCGATCCGGTCGCACAGTCGCGAGCGGGTGCCCACCTCGGTCCTGTCCCGGGGCCTGGCCGGGGTGGCCGGCCGGATGCTTGTGGTGAACCTGCCCGGCTCGACCGGCGGCGCCCGCGACGGGTTGGCAGTGCTCGGGCCGATCCTCGGGCACGCCGTCGACCAGCTCCGCGGCGGCGACCACTGA
- the moaC gene encoding cyclic pyranopterin monophosphate synthase MoaC, producing the protein MTEPAQLSHVDRAGAARMVDVSAKPVTGRVAVAAGRLRTTPEVVDLLHRDGLPKGDALAVGRLAGIMGAKRTPDLIPLCHPIALHGVTVDLRLTADTVEITATARTADRTGVEMEALTAVAVAGLALIDMVKAVDPAASVEAVRVLRKEGGKTGEWVRPEDRQ; encoded by the coding sequence GTGACCGAACCCGCGCAGCTCAGCCACGTCGACCGTGCCGGCGCGGCCCGCATGGTCGATGTCTCCGCCAAACCGGTGACCGGCCGGGTGGCCGTCGCGGCGGGCCGTTTGCGCACCACGCCCGAGGTCGTCGACCTGCTGCACCGCGACGGGTTGCCCAAGGGTGACGCGCTTGCGGTGGGGCGGCTCGCCGGCATCATGGGGGCCAAGCGCACTCCGGACCTGATCCCGCTCTGCCACCCGATCGCCCTGCACGGTGTCACAGTCGACCTGCGGCTCACCGCGGACACGGTGGAGATCACCGCCACCGCTCGTACGGCGGATCGGACGGGCGTCGAGATGGAGGCGCTCACCGCGGTCGCGGTCGCCGGCCTGGCCCTGATCGACATGGTCAAGGCGGTCGATCCGGCGGCGTCGGTGGAGGCGGTCCGGGTGCTGCGCAAGGAGGGCGGCAAGACCGGCGAGTGGGTCCGGCCGGAGGATCGGCAGTGA
- a CDS encoding AfsR/SARP family transcriptional regulator — MEIEVLGGLSVRLPTRSLRLGTPKQQAIFAMLVLQPGRLVPVDDLVDELWSDYPPRSAVANVLSYAANLRRTFESLPSGGCAVVRQRNGYRLDVRPELIDVFRFESDRSAGREALAAGRLDQARDLLSRALARWRGPMLAGIPLGPVLTARAVAAGEERLVATELLAEAQLRSGRDDLAIPLLREVVARHPLRESAYVLLMRGLYERGDTAQAPPARRAPPPSALRRTAPIGSRP, encoded by the coding sequence GTGGAGATTGAGGTGCTGGGCGGTCTTTCGGTGCGACTGCCGACTCGCAGTTTGCGCCTTGGCACACCCAAACAGCAGGCGATCTTCGCGATGCTTGTACTTCAGCCGGGTCGACTGGTGCCAGTGGACGATCTCGTTGACGAGTTGTGGAGTGATTACCCACCGCGATCAGCGGTTGCGAATGTGCTGAGCTATGCCGCCAATCTGCGTCGGACCTTTGAGTCTTTGCCGTCCGGCGGCTGCGCCGTCGTGCGACAGCGGAACGGCTATCGGCTTGACGTACGGCCTGAGTTGATCGACGTTTTCCGCTTCGAGTCGGACCGGAGCGCGGGTCGGGAGGCCCTTGCGGCTGGCCGTCTTGATCAGGCTCGGGATTTGCTTAGTCGCGCGCTAGCTCGTTGGCGCGGTCCGATGCTCGCCGGCATCCCACTTGGGCCTGTGCTGACCGCCCGCGCGGTGGCCGCCGGAGAAGAGCGCCTGGTCGCCACGGAACTCCTCGCCGAGGCGCAGTTGCGCTCGGGCCGTGACGACCTGGCGATTCCCTTGTTGAGGGAGGTGGTCGCCCGGCACCCGCTCCGCGAGTCGGCGTACGTCCTTCTCATGCGGGGCCTGTACGAACGTGGGGACACCGCCCAGGCGCCCCCCGCGCGCCGGGCGCCGCCGCCGAGCGCCCTTCGTCGTACCGCACCGATAGGCTCACGGCCGTGA